The genomic window TCGGCGAGCGATTCCGTCAAGCGTTTCATCACCGCTTCACCAAATTCCCGGTGCACCATTTCCCGGCCGCGGAAGGTGACGGTGGCTTTCACCTTGTCGCCCTTTTCTAAAAATTCGCGCGCGTGCTTGGATTTGAAGTTAAAATCGTGCTCTTCGATTTTCGGACGGAAGCGCACTTCTTTAACATGAATCACCGCGGCTTTTTTGCGGCTATCTTTTTCCTTTTTGCCCAGCTCGTACTTGTACTTGCCGAAGTCCATCACGCGGCACACCGGCGGTTCAGCCTGCGGCGCGATTTCGACGAGATCGAGTCCGGCGGCCTCGGCGGCGGCCTGCGCTTCTTGAATCGAAACGATCCCCACTTGACTGCCATCAGCTCCGATCAGCCGCACTTTGGGCACGCGAATCTGATGGTTAATGCGGATAAACTTTCTCTGCTGTGACGTGGCTTGCATTCTCCTTTAAGAAGTTCAAGATTGAATGATTGTTTATGGCCATGCCCGAACGCATAAAGGCGATCTAGAGCAGCACCTTTTGGACGATTTCATCCTGCAACTGCCGCACGAATGCGGCGATACTCATCGCGCCAAGATCGCCGGCTTTGCGCTTGCGCACGGCAATTTGCTGCGCCTCGGCCTCCTTGGCGCCGACGATCACCATGTACGGCGTTTTTTTCGTCTCCGCCTCGCGGATTTTGTAAT from Cytophagia bacterium CHB2 includes these protein-coding regions:
- a CDS encoding translation initiation factor IF-3, producing the protein MQATSQQRKFIRINHQIRVPKVRLIGADGSQVGIVSIQEAQAAAEAAGLDLVEIAPQAEPPVCRVMDFGKYKYELGKKEKDSRKKAAVIHVKEVRFRPKIEEHDFNFKSKHAREFLEKGDKVKATVTFRGREMVHREFGEAVMKRLTESLADIAKVERQVQEGRNLVVYFVKK